In the Colletotrichum lupini chromosome 1, complete sequence genome, one interval contains:
- a CDS encoding endo-1,3-beta-glucanase has product MLRSISTAAALLALLSTSQAQIPKVSGFTLVWYDDFSGKANTVPDQNNWIIDTGTSYPGGPANWGTSEIQSYTNSPNNIRVNGAGNLQITAIKNPSTGAWTSGRIETRRANFMAQPGKTMRIQASLKIPNLGTNAGIGYWPAFWTLGAEYRGNYWNWPAVGEIDIMENINNLDRAYAVLHCGTQPGGACNEPSGLSGYRSCPGSSCAGNFHTFTVEVDRSKSVEALRWYVDGVQFHQVLQSQMPAATWKGTVQKPHFILLNMAIGGSFPDAIYGKKTPISTTLSGGTYEVEYVAVYHT; this is encoded by the exons ATGTTGAGATCCATTAGCACCGCCGCAGCTTTGCTGGCTCTGCTGTCAACGTCTCAAGCCCAAATACCCAAAGTCAGCGGTTTCACCTTGGTGTGGTATGACGATTTCAGCGGCAAAGCCAACACAGTTCCAGACCAGAATAACTGGATTATCGACACTGGGACCAGTTACCCCGGCGGCCCAGCAAATTGGGGCACATCGGAAATCCAGTCATACACCAACAGCCCCAACAATATCCGAGTCAATGGCGCTGGGAATCTTCAGATCACCGCCATCAAGAACCCTTCCACGGGAGCATGGACTTCCGGCAGGATTGAGACTCGCAGAGCCAATTTCATGGCGCAGCCAGGGAAGACCATGCGGATCCAGGCTAGTCTGAAAATCCCTAATCTAGGAACCAACGCTGGTATTGGCTACTGGCCCGCGTTCTGGACCCTGGGCGCTGAATATCGTGGCAACTACTG GAACTGGCCGGCAGTTGGTGAGATCGATATCATGGAAAATATCAACAATCTTGACCGCGCTTATGCCGTCTTGCACTGCGGCACCCAGCCTGGTGGCGCTTGCAATGAGCCATCTGGCCTCAGCGGGTATCGCTCTTGCCCTGGAAGTTCCTGTGCCGGTAACTTTCATACCTTTACCGTAGAGGTCGACAGATCAAAGTCTGTAGAAGCGCTTCGCTGGTATGTGGACGGCGTTCAGTTCCATCAGGTTCTTCAGTCACAAATGCCAGCAGCCACCTGGAAGGGGACTGTACAAAAGCCGCACTTCATTCTACTCAATATGGCCATTGGCGGATCTTTCCCCGATGCCATTTACGGAAAGAAGACACCTATCAGTACCACTTTGTCTGGCGGAACGTACGAGGTTGAATATGTTGCTGTTTATCACACTTAA
- a CDS encoding DHH family protein, whose product MKRTAIAANLSSGSQNVIKKSRPAVPEYHLTPSVRDDHGEIVWPAPESKMEAARSFIRECVSAGKPTLIVPDKDADGLTSGVILERTLVLLGLDPSLITAYLPPKGHNIHDEACRAEMTSLKPTYIFVLDQGSRSSPPLIDGFHHGIVIDHHHALTNDHPKDALHVTACDSPPVATSSLLTYLICRSLHESVREACDWLCVMGTHGDLGNTLKWEPPFPDMKSTFKTYTKKALNDAVSLINAPRRTASYDVPSAWKALRASNSPKELLSNKFLLAARAEVNAEVERCTHTPPKFSADGRIAVFRISSEAQVHPVIATRWAAHLSSSKLEVVLVANEGYLPDMVNFSCRVPRCARAKEPPVNIIEVLRDVAARAEDTTLSERLGDSFARGHKEASGGIVPKAEFEELMSVLEIGKKVERESPKKGQKPGQSNNLLNYFGKT is encoded by the exons ATGAAACGCACCGCGATAGCTGCAAACCTTTCCAGTGGAAGTCAAAACGTTATCAAGAAATCACGGCCGGCAGTACCCGAATATCATTTGACACCCTCGGTGAGGGATGATCACGGCGAAATTGTGTGGCCCGCGCCAGAGAGTAAGATGGAAGCGGCGAGATCCTTCATTCGCGAATG TGTTTCTGCCGGAAAGCCCACATTGATTGTCCCGGACAAGGACGCCGACGGCCTCACATCTGGGGTCATCTTGGAACGTACCCTAGTTCTTCTTGGCCTAGATCCATCTCTCATCACTGCGTACTTGCCTCCAAAGGGCCATAACATCCACGACGAAGCGTGCCGGGCAGAGATGACTTCTCTTAAGCCCACCTACATCTTCGTCCTGGACCAAGGCTCTCGTTCTTCGCCACCTCTCATCGACGGCTTCCATCACGGTATAGTCATTGATCATCATCACGCACTGACAAACGACCACCCAAAGGATGCGTTGCATGTCACAGCCTGCGACTCCCCACCAGTGGCGACGAGCTCTCTACTCACGTACCTCATCTGTCGAAGTCTCCACGAGAGCGTGCGAGAAGCTTGCGACTGGCTTTGCGTCATGGGTACTCATGGAGACTTGGGAAATACCTTGAAGTGGGAGCCTCCGTTTCCCGACATGAAGTCTACGTTCAAAACATACACCAAAAAGGCTCTCAACGACGCCGTATCACTCATCAATGCCCCGAGACGAACAGCTTCGTATGACGTTCCTTCTGCTTGGAAAGCCCTCCGTGCCTCGAATTCTCCAAAAGAGCTGCTGAGCAACAAGTTCCTGCTGGCCGCCAGAgcagaggttaacgccgaaGTCGAGCGCTGCACCCACACGCCCCCCAAGTTTTCCGCCGACGGCCGCATCGCCGTCTTCCGCATCAGCTCAGAGGCCCAAGTCCACCCCGTCATCGCCACACGCTGGGCGGCACATCTGTCCTCATCCAAGCTCGAGGTTGTGTTGGTTGCCAACGAAGGATATCTGCCCGATATGGTCAACTTTTCATGTCGTGTTCCGCGCTGTGCCCGAGCCAAGGAGCCGCCAGTCAACATCATTGAGGTTTTGCGGGATGTCGCTGCTCGCGCCGAGGACACGACTTTGAGTGAGCGGCTAGGCGACTCATTTGCCAGGGGCCATAAGGAAGCTAGCGGCGGCATTGTTCCAAAAGCCGAGTTCGAGGAGTTGATGTCTGTCCTGGAGATTGGCAAGAAAGTTGAACGAGAATCCCCCAAAAAGGGGCAGAAGCCAGGGCAGTCGAACAACTTGTTGAACTATTTTGGAAAGACTTAG
- a CDS encoding GDSL-like Lipase/Acylhydrolase: MAAPNTPRQEPGPTVPLRIMALGASVTFGTGSSTGNSYRKDLQDLLVSKGMNATYVGTRANGNFPDNAVEATGGFKIDQIAASADKAVHMLKPNLVLVDAGTNNCNKGGEVPDAGANVTAMINKIYQQSPGATVILTSILANKVPEQDACRVKINEQYAALATQFQQSGAKFAMVDMRSADAPTLDDLADTRHPNDGGYVKMANVWLKGIQDVMSKGFITLPA; the protein is encoded by the coding sequence ATGGCGGCTCCAAATACTCCACGACAAGAGCCAGGGCCGACCGTACCACTACGTATAATGGCGCTGGGCGCCTCCGTAACCTTCGGTACCGGGTCTTCAACTGGAAACAGCTATCGGAAAGACCTGCAGGACTTACTTGTCTCCAAAGGCATGAATGCTACGTACGTGGGCACAAGAGCCAATGGAAACTTCCCCGACAATGCCGTCGAGGCAACGGGTGGCTTCAAAATTGACCAGATAGCCGCTTCTGCCGACAAGGCTGTACATATGCTCAAACCAAACCTCGTGTTAGTTGACGCTGGCACCAACAATTGCAACAAAGGTGGAGAGGTACCAGATGCAGGAGCGAATGTCACAGCCATGATCAACAAAATCTATCAACAGAGTCCAGGAGCTACTGTGATTCTTACATCAATTCTTGCCAACAAAGTTCCCGAACAAGATGCATGTCGCGTCAAAATCAACGAACAGTACGCAGCCTTGGCAACACAGTTTCAGCAATCCGGCGCCAAGTTCGCGATGGTTGATATGCGCAGCGCAGACGCTCCGACCCTCGACGATCTTGCCGACACGAGGCATCCCAATGACGGAGGATATGTCAAAATGGCAAATGTTTGGCTCAAAGGAATCCAAGATGTTATGTCTAAAGGGTTTATCACTTTACCGGCTTAA
- a CDS encoding glycosyl hydrolase family 3 N terminal domain-containing protein: MKIAGFFLVVALVSSSAAAKSNSTAPSEVPYYGRSPPVYPSPIGNGSSNSGWAAAYRHARALVSQLTVEEKANITRGWTGTCVGNSGEVPRLGIPALCFADAPDGVRGQEFVSAFPAGIHVAATFDKALLYKYGKALGDEYYGKGINVALGPAAGPLGREGAASVMCSYQRSNHSYGCQNSKLLNGILKTELGFEGFVVSDWEGQMGGVASANAGLDLVMPDEGFWGDKLIEAVNNGSVTEERLSDMATRILAGYHFLHQEHAFPAPAVHSNLQKAYPVDVQDDHASLIRQIGAAGTILVKNTNHTLPLKNPKFLSIYGYDATVKAIPWENPSRYGGGYEVNFGWETFNGTLITGGGSGGSTPPYVVSPFQAIQERISKNRGILRWNFYSENPSPPYVNSEACLVFINAYASESFDRLSLTDEFSDNLVQNVAANCSNTVVVIHSAGIRTVDAWIEHPNVTAVLFAGLPGQESGHSLVDVLWGDINPSGKLPFTIARQESDYGSHLNSSASDDFFPDSNFTEGLYIDYRYFDAHNITPRYEFGFGLSYTTFSFADLSVELTADADTSEYPDPNVSIVQGGHPSLWETVAVAKVSLTNTGDVDGAEVAQLYIGVPGDDTPIRQLRGFSRVFLSSGQTQSVAFELTRRDLSIWDVEAQQWRLRRGTYNVWSGSSSRNLANSFLYSSTFPSSFSSFHHGKLLQEPSGTTTNTSYLNMPSKSSQINVDAEIVYEYHRMHMAVSPAKAIFCLCSLDTRVATRAAQLFLAGYGEYLIYSGGSGKLTANRFAKPEAEIFACIARELGVPADKIIVEPNSSNTGENVRFTHALLKELELEATSFVLVQKPYMERRTYATFSKQWPDPKTVFTVTSPELGFAQYPNEENPRDLVIEIMVGDLVRIREYPAKGFQVEQRIPSEVWEANQRLINAGYDGHLP; the protein is encoded by the exons ATGAAGATCGCAGGATTCTTTCTTGTTGTTGCGCTTGTCAGCTCTTCGGCCGCGGCGAAGTCAAATAGCACCGCGCCATCTGAGGTGCCATACTACGGAAGAAGTCCGCCAGTGTACCCATCTC CCATTGGTAATGGCTCAAGCAATTCTGGTTGGGCCGCTGCCTATCGCCATGCCAGAGCATTGGTCTCCCAACTCACGGTCGAAGAGAAGGCGAATATCACTCGAGGGTGGACAGGGACATGCGTAGGGAATTCCGGCGAAGTTCCTAGACTCGGAATCCCGGCACTGTGCTTTGCTGATGCACCAGACGGAGTCCGCGGTCAGGAATTCGTTTCCGCATTCCCGGCCGGAATCCACGTTGCTGCTACCTTTGACAAAGCCCTGTTATACAAGTATGGCAAGGCACTGGGCGACGAGTACTACGGAAAAGGTATCAACGTCGCTTTAGGGCCGGCTGCTGGCCCTCTCGGGAGG GAGGGTGCTGCCTCGGTCATGTGCTCGTACCAGAGATCCAATCACTCTTACGGCTGCCAGAACTCTAAACTCTTGAACGGCATATTGAAGACCGAGCTCGGCTTCGAAGGTTTTGTTGTTAGCGATTGGGAAGGCCAAATGGGCGGTGTTGCCTCAGCCAACGCCGGGTTGGACTTGGTGATGCCGGACGAGGGGTTCTGGGGGGACAAGCTGATTGAGGCTGTCAACAATGGTTCTGTAACCGAAGAACGACTATCCGACATGGCCACGAGGATCCTCGCTGGTTATCACTTCCTTCATCAAGAGCATGCCTTCCCTGCTCCAGCAGTGCACTCGAATCTGCAAAAGGCTTACCCAGTCGATGTTCAGGATGATCACGCTTCTTTGATCCGTCAAATCGGAGCAGCCGGCACAATCTTGGTAAAGAACACCAATCATACGCTTCCGCTCAAGAATCCCAAGTTCCTGTCTATCTATGGTTACGATGCAACGGTCAAGGCGATCCCTTGGGAGAATCCAAGTCGCTATGGCGGCGGTTACGAAGTCAACTTCGGCTGGGAAACATTCAATGGGACACTGATCACCGGTGGTGGCTCTGGCGGCAGTACTCCCCCATATGTGGTCTCACCATTCCAGGCGATCCAAGAGCGAATTTCCAAGAATCGAGGCATCCTACGATGGAACTTTTACTCTGAAAACCCCTCTCCGCCCTACGTCAACTCTGAAGCCTGCCTTGTTTTTATCAACGCGTATGCCTCTGAGAGCTTTGATCGCCTGAGCCTCACGGACGAATTCAGCGACAACCTTGTGCAGAACGTAGCCGCAAACTGTTCAAATACTGTAGTCGTGATCCACTCAGCCG GCATTCGCACTGTTGATGCGTGGATCGAACACCCTAACGTCACTGCTGTCCTTTTTGCCGGGCTTCCTGGCCAGGAGAGCGGCCACAGCCTTGTGGATGTACTATGGGGCGACATTAATCCATCTGGAAAGCTGCCTTTCACTATTGCTCGGCAGGAGTCGGACTATGGCAGCCATCTGAACTCCAGTGCCTCGGATGACTTCTTCCCTGACAGTAACTTCACCGAAGGCCTGTACATCGATTACCGTTACTTCGATGCACACAATATCACTCCCCGCTATGAGTTTGGCTTTGGCCTCTCATATACCACTTTTAGCTTTGCTGACTTGTCCGTTGAGCTCACGGCTGACGCGGATACATCAGAATACCCCGATCCCAATGTGTCGATCGTGCAGGGTGGCCATCCATCACTGTGGGAAACCGTTGCAGTTGCAAAGGTGTCTCTCACTAATACCGGTGACGTGGATGGAGCAGAGGTTGCACAGCTGTACATCGGAGTTCCGGGTGACGACACGCCTATTCGACAGCTTCGCGGCTTCTCCCGCGTCTTTCTTTCAAGTGGGCAGACGCAGTCGGTCGCTTTTGAACTCACCAGACGTGATCTTAGCATCTGGGATGTCGAAGCTCAGCAATGGCGTTTACGCCGAGGAACTTATAACGTGTGGTCTGGATCATCGAGCAGAAATCTG GCCAACTCATTTCTTTACTCTTCTACCTTCCCTTCCTCATTCTCTTCTTTTCACCACGGCAAGCTTCTGCAAGAGCCCTCCGGCACCACTACAAACACCTCCTACCTCAACATGCCTTCGAAATCATCTCAGATCAATGTAGATGCGGAGATCGTCTATGAATATCATCGAATGCATATGGCTGTCAGTCCTGCTAAGGCCATCTTCTGCCTTTGTAGTCTCGACACACGAGTAGCAACACGCGCAGCACAGCTTTTCCTCGCTGGTTATGGAGAATATCTCATCTACTCTGGCGGATCAGGGAAACTTACGGCAAATCGTTTTGCGAAACCAGAAGCCGAGATATTTGCATGTATTGCCAGGGAGTTAGGGGTTCCGGCCGACAAGATCATCGTGGAGCCAAACTCGAGCAACACTGGCGAAAATGTTCGGTTCACCCATGCCCTTTTGAAAGAACTAGAGCTAGAGGCCACGAGCTTCGTGCTGGTTCAGAAGCCATATATGGAAAGGAGAACATATGCAACCTTCAGCAAACAATGGCCGGACCCCAAAACAGTGTTCACTGTGACAAGCCCTGAACTGGGATTCGCCCAATATCCGAATGAGGAAAACCCTCGTGACTTAGTTATTGAGATCATGGTCGGGGACTTGGTGAGAATCCGAGAGTACCCAGCAAAGGGCTTTCAAGTTGAGCAAAGGATTCCTTCCGAGGTCTGGGAGGCAAACCAGAGGCTCATTAACGCTGGCTACGATGGGCATTTACCCTGA
- a CDS encoding metal-dependent amidase/aminoacylase/carboxypeptidase: protein MSIIQTPVAANAAGEQQSANPGPKRVQGAFDFEQARKIINAHLDDLDSSLHNDVNKQLHANPETAYKEFFAHDTLTAYLEKQGFSVKKHTYGLETSFEAEIGSGGRQVVVCAEYDALPDIGHACGHNLIATSSIAAFLGAARTLVDLKIPGRLRILGTPAEEGGGGKAKLIDAGAFNPPEDIAAAIMAHPTAAHQGGSGDGSSGLAGFKLIASHKFRVEFRGKPAHAAGEPWKGLNALDAAVAAYNNVALLRQQIQSDERVHGVIEVGGTVPNVITDYTRMNWNVRSPTIERADALLNRVKACLEAGAAATGCEINYIVAPTYMNLRANNTLCKTYVEDMAAIGQTIQLHQAKPFNASTDMGNVSYHVPSFHGAFVIPTSPDVAGHNPKFAAAAATDEAHKAALMCAKGMAMLAVRVLVDDDIASQARADFGSPDEE, encoded by the exons ATGTCTATTATTCAAACCCCGGTCGCCGCTAATGCTGCTGGGGAGCAACAGAGCGCCAACCCGGGTCCCAAACGAGTGCAAGGGGCTTTTGACTTCGAACAGGCCCGCAAGATCATCAACGCACACCTCGATGACCTAGACTCTTCTCTTCACAACGACGTCAACAAACAGCTGCACGCAAATCCGGAAACTGCATACAAGGAATTCTTTGCCCACGACACCCTCACAGCTTACTTGGAAAAGCAAGGGTTCTCCGTCAAAAAGCATACCTATGGCCTCGAAACGAGCTTCGAGGCCGAAATAGGCAGTGGCGGCCGTCAAGTCGTTGTTTGCGCTGAATACGATGCTCTACCAGACATCGGCCATGCCTGCGGACACAACCTGATTGCAACGTCCTCAATTGCTGCATTCTTGGGGGCTGCTCGCACACTCGTCGACTTGAAGATCCCTGGGCGCCTACGCATTCTCGGAACCCCAGCCGAAGAAGGTGGAGGCGGTAAAGCGAAACTCATTGATGCCGGTGCTTTCAACCCCCCCGAGGATATCGCAGCGGCCATCATGGCGCATCCAACTGCAGCTCATCAGGGCGGTAGTGGAGATGGTTCCTCAGGGCTGGCAGGCTTTAAGCTCATTGCAAGCCATAAGTTCCGCGTTGAATTCCGTGGAAAGCCCGCTCATGCAGCAGGCGAGCCATGGAAAGGGTTGAACGCGTTGGATGCGGCTGTAGCAGCCTACAACAATGTGGCTCTCCTCAGGCAGCAAATTCAGTCAGACGAAAGAGTTCATGGTGTAATCGAAGTCGGCGGCACTGTTCCCAACGTCATCACGGATTATACCCGCATGAACTGGAATGTCCGCAGCCCAACAATTGAGCGCGCCGATGCACTGTTAAACAGGGTTAAGGCATGCTTGGAAGCAGGCGCAGCCGCGACGGGCTGCGAGATAAACTACATTGT GGCGCCGACGTACATGAACCTACGAGCTAATAACACCCTATGCAAGACATATGTGGAAGATATGGCCGCGATCGGTCAGACAATACAGCTTCATCAGGCAAAACCATTCAACGCCTCGACGGATATGGGAAACGTGTCCTATCACGTGCCTAGCTTCCACGGCGCCTTCGTCATCCCGACCTCGCCAGATGTGGCAGGCCACAATCCCAAATTCGCGGCCGCTGCTGCAACTGACGAAGCTCACAAAGCGGCTCTCATGTGCGCCAAGGGTATGGCAATGCTTGCCGTAAGAGTGCTTGTCGACGATGACATTGCATCACAAGCAAGGGCGGACTTTGGAAGCCCGGATGAAGAGTGA